Proteins from a genomic interval of Oncorhynchus nerka isolate Pitt River linkage group LG13, Oner_Uvic_2.0, whole genome shotgun sequence:
- the LOC115140551 gene encoding T-cell acute lymphocytic leukemia protein 2-like, translating to MTKKVFTNTRERWRQHNVNTAFTELRKLIPTHPPEKKLSKNEILRLAMRYINFLVQLLESQSGQPASHSPTALLTFLRGNVERLHSSSRTWGLTSDTDAPSPGSSCDSTEAW from the coding sequence ATGACCAAGAAGGTGTTCACCAACACACGGGAGCGCTGGCGGCAGCACAACGTCAACACTGCCTTCACTGAGCTCCGCAAGCTCATCCCCACCCACCCGCCAGAGAAGAAGCTGAGCAAGAACGAGATCCTGCGGCTGGCCATGCGCTACATCAACTTCCTGGTGCAGTTGCTGGAGAGCCAGAGTGGTCAGCCGGCCTCGCACTCCCCAACCGCCCTGCTCACCTTCCTCAGGGGCAACGTGGAACGTCTCCACTCCTCTTCCAGGACCTGGGGCCTGACCAGCGACACTGACGCCCCCTCCCCTGGATCAAGCTGTGACAGTACCGAGGCCTGGTAG